A DNA window from Mya arenaria isolate MELC-2E11 chromosome 17, ASM2691426v1 contains the following coding sequences:
- the LOC128223448 gene encoding heat shock 70 kDa protein 12B-like: protein MNVDENFFAFLRDIFGEQALTELKKTEMESYFDIVRSLELKKRSFSGESNVKWVIEVPVLLREFCEETCGQTLQKRIEYLGYKREIMVKPSKLYLNARIVRQWFDGPVTKLINHIQMLLSDPAMGNVNTIVLVGGFSESIYVQKRVKEEIQGVCCIVPDDGGLAVLKGAVKFGHFPFAVSFRVLRYTYGLGVDKPFDSTVHTEESKFFKSQYNDWVAIDCFKVIASIDDEVRYDKEVEFNLAQGGTQSTSVHIFRSTKKSPVYVTDPGCELLGTIELNHTIEDDTIQIICMFGQTELKVKTRLKKSGRESTVVLDCLKKEKLKETGRGKHSK, encoded by the coding sequence ATGAACGTAGATGAAAACTTTTTTGCTTTCCTCCGGGATATATTTGGGGAACAAGCTCTCACAGAATTAAAGAAAACCGAAATGGAGAGTTATTTTGATATCGTAAGATCACTCGAACTAAAGAAAAGAAGCTTCTCCGGGGAATCAAACGTAAAATGGGTAATAGAAGTTCCAGTCCTTCTCCGGGAATTCTGCGAGGAAACTTGCGGACAAACTCTGCAAAAACGCATTGAATATCTTGGGTACAAACGAGAGATAATGGTTAAACCATCAAAACTGTATTTGAATGCACGAATTGTAAGACAATGGTTTGACGGTCCAGTAACGAAACTGATAAACCACATTCAGATGTTATTATCAGATCCCGCAATGGGGAACGTAAACACAATTGTGTTGGTTGGCGGATTTTCTGAGAGTATATACGTGCAAAAACGAGTCAAGGAAGAAATACAAGGAGTGTGCTGCATTGTCCCAGATGATGGTGGCCTCGCTGTTTTGAAAGGAGCCGTGAAGTTTGGGCATTTTCCGTTTGCTGTCAGTTTTAGGGTTCTTCGGTACACGTATGGTTTAGGTGTCGATAAGCCCTTTGACAGTACAGTACATACAGAGGAGTCAAAATTCTTCAAGTCACAATATAACGACTGGGTAGCCATTGATTGTTTCAAAGTGATTGCGTCTATTGATGACGAGGTGAGGTACGATAAGGAGGTTGAATTCAATCTAGCTCAGGGAGGAACACAATCCACAAGCGTTCACATCTTTCGATCTACCAAAAAGTCTCCCGTCTATGTAACAGATCCAGGTTGTGAGCTTTTAGGGACGATTGAACTTAACCACACAATCGAAGATGACACGATACAAATAATTTGTATGTTTGGACAGACTGAACTCAAGGTGAAAACGAGACTGAAAAAATCGGGTCGGGAGTCTACTGTTGTGTTGGACTGTTTGAAAAAAGAGAAACTAAAGGAAACGGGTCGTGGGAAGCATTCTAAATAG
- the LOC128223449 gene encoding heat shock 70 kDa protein 12B-like, which produces MAVKNDNFRVVAAIDFGTTYSGYAFSFREDPLQIITKNWSSSISGHISLKTPTCILLNPEGEFDSFGYEAERKYASLAKDGEHNAWALFRRFKMILHNEKTLSPDSTIQDINGNSALAMRIFVMAIRYLKNEVTSVIDFEKCGIDENDIKYMITVPAIWDNAAKQFMREAAKEAGIASDRVQLALEPEVASIWCQTSKTPPGSGTRNMVVDLGGGTADISIHERLEDGSFRRKFTEPVVDPGEE; this is translated from the exons ATGGCAgtgaaaaatgacaattttcGGGTTGTTGCAGCAATCGATTTCGGAACAACTTACAGTGGATATGCTTTTTCCTTTCGTGAAGATCCCCTCCAAATAATAACCAAGAATTGGAGCTCCAGCATCTCGGGacatatatctttaaaaacgCCGACATGCATTTTGCTTAATCCGGAGGGAGAATTCGATTCATTTGGTTATGAAGCAGAAAGAAAGTATGCTTCCCTTGCCAAGGATGGCGAGCACAACGCTTGGGCATTGTTCCGAAGATTCAAGATGATTTTACACAATGAAAAG ACTTTATCACCTGATTCAACTATTCAAGATATCAACGGGAACTCCGCGCTAGCAATGCGAATATTTGTCATGGCTATACGTTACCTAAAAAACGAAGTTACGAGCGTAATAGACTTCGAAAAATGTGGCATTGATGAAAACGACATCAAATACATGATTACAGTGCCAGCGATATGGGACAATGCCGCAAAGCAGTTTATGAGGGAAGCAGCTAAAGAG GCTGGAATAGCAAGCGATCGTGTACAGCTGGCCCTGGAGCCGGAGGTTGCCTCTATCTGGTGTCAGACATCTAAAACTCCGCCAGGCTCCGGAACCCGAAATATGGTCGTCGACCTTGGGG GAGGTACAGCAGATATATCGATACATGAACGCTTAGAAGATGGATCATTCAGAAGGAAATTCACAGAGCCAGTGGTGGACCCTGGGGAGGAATGA